The following coding sequences are from one Streptomyces sp. V3I7 window:
- the dnaN gene encoding DNA polymerase III subunit beta: MKIRVERDVLAEAVAWAARSLPARPPAPVLAGLLLKAEDGQLSLSSFDYEVSARVSVDAEVEEDGTVLVSGRLLADICRALPNRPVEISTDGVRATVVCGSSRFTLHTLPVEEYPSLPQMPNATGTVPGEVFASAAAQVAIAAGRDDTLPVLTGVRIEIEGDTVTLASTDRYRFAVREFLWKPENPDASAVALVPAKTLLDTAKALTSGDSVTLALSGSGSGEGLIGFEGAGRRTTTRLLEGDLPKYRTLFPTEFNSIAVIETAPFVEAVKRVALVAERNTPVRLSFEQGVLILEAGSSDDAQAVERVDAQLDGDDISIAFNPTFLLDGLSAIDSPVAQLSFTTSTKPALLSGKPAVDAEADEAYKYLIMPVRLSG; this comes from the coding sequence GTGAAGATCCGGGTGGAACGCGACGTACTCGCGGAGGCAGTGGCCTGGGCGGCCCGCAGCCTTCCGGCCCGTCCGCCGGCGCCTGTCCTCGCCGGCCTGCTGCTCAAGGCCGAGGACGGCCAGCTGAGCCTCTCCAGCTTCGACTACGAGGTCTCCGCGCGCGTGTCCGTGGACGCCGAGGTCGAGGAGGACGGCACGGTCCTGGTCTCCGGCCGGCTGCTCGCCGACATCTGCCGCGCCCTCCCCAACCGCCCGGTGGAGATTTCCACAGACGGTGTACGGGCGACGGTGGTCTGCGGATCCTCGCGCTTCACACTCCACACCCTGCCTGTGGAGGAGTACCCGTCGCTGCCGCAGATGCCGAACGCGACGGGCACGGTCCCCGGTGAGGTCTTCGCCTCTGCGGCCGCCCAGGTCGCCATCGCCGCCGGCCGCGACGACACGCTGCCCGTCCTCACCGGTGTGCGCATCGAGATCGAGGGCGACACGGTCACCCTGGCCTCCACCGACCGCTACCGCTTCGCGGTCCGCGAGTTCCTGTGGAAGCCGGAGAACCCGGACGCCTCCGCGGTCGCCCTGGTGCCCGCCAAGACGCTCCTGGACACCGCCAAGGCGCTCACGAGCGGCGACAGCGTCACCCTGGCGCTCTCCGGCTCGGGCTCCGGCGAGGGCCTGATCGGTTTCGAGGGCGCCGGGCGGCGGACGACCACCCGCCTCCTCGAGGGCGACCTGCCGAAGTACCGCACGCTGTTCCCGACGGAGTTCAACTCCATCGCCGTGATCGAGACCGCCCCCTTCGTGGAGGCCGTCAAGCGTGTGGCCCTGGTCGCCGAGCGCAACACCCCGGTGCGGCTGAGCTTCGAGCAGGGCGTGCTCATCCTGGAGGCCGGCTCCAGCGACGACGCACAGGCTGTGGAAAGGGTCGACGCCCAGCTCGACGGCGACGACATCTCCATCGCCTTCAACCCGACCTTCCTGCTGGACGGCCTGAGCGCCATCGACTCCCCGGTGGCCCAGCTGTCCTTCACGACGTCCACCAAGCCCGCGCTGCTCAGCGGCAAGCCGGCCGTGGACGCCGAGGCCGACGAGGCGTACAAGTACCTGATCATGCCGGTGCGCCTCAGCGGCTGA
- the recF gene encoding DNA replication/repair protein RecF, with translation MHVTHLSLADFRSYARAEVPLDPGVTAFVGPNGQGKTNLVEAVGYLATLGSHRVSADAPLVRMGADRAIVRAQVRQGERQQLVELELNPGKANRARVNRSSQVKPRDVLGIVRTVLFAPEDLALIKGDPGERRRFLDELITARSPRMAGVRSDYERVLKQRNTLLKSAALARRHGGRSMDLSTLDVWDQHLARVGAELLAQRLDLIAAIQPLADKAYEQLAPGGGPVHLEYKPSAPGDAHTRDGLHEQLMAALAEARKQEVERGVTLVGPHRDDMVLRLGQLPAKGYASHGESWSYALALRLASYDLLRAEGNEPVLILDDVFAELDIRRRERLAELVAPGEQVLVTAAVDDDVPNVLAGARYAVSGGTVERA, from the coding sequence ATGCACGTCACGCATCTGTCGCTGGCCGACTTCCGCTCGTACGCGCGGGCGGAGGTCCCGCTCGACCCGGGCGTCACCGCCTTCGTCGGCCCCAACGGGCAGGGCAAGACGAACCTGGTCGAGGCCGTCGGCTATCTCGCCACCCTCGGCAGCCACCGCGTCTCCGCGGACGCCCCGCTGGTGCGCATGGGCGCGGACCGCGCGATCGTCCGGGCACAGGTCCGGCAGGGCGAGCGGCAGCAGCTGGTCGAGCTGGAGCTGAACCCGGGCAAGGCGAACCGCGCCCGCGTCAACCGGTCGTCGCAGGTCAAGCCGCGTGACGTGCTCGGGATCGTACGGACCGTCCTCTTCGCGCCCGAGGACCTCGCCCTGATCAAGGGCGATCCCGGGGAGCGGCGGCGCTTCCTCGATGAGCTGATCACCGCCCGCTCGCCGCGCATGGCGGGCGTGCGCTCCGACTACGAGCGCGTGCTGAAGCAGCGCAACACCTTGCTGAAGTCCGCCGCGCTCGCCCGGCGCCACGGCGGCCGCTCGATGGACCTGTCCACGCTCGACGTCTGGGACCAGCACCTCGCGCGCGTGGGCGCGGAGCTGCTCGCCCAGCGACTCGACCTGATCGCCGCGATCCAGCCGCTCGCCGACAAGGCGTACGAGCAGCTGGCGCCCGGTGGCGGTCCGGTCCACCTGGAGTACAAGCCGTCGGCGCCCGGCGACGCTCACACGCGCGACGGGCTCCACGAGCAGCTGATGGCCGCGCTCGCCGAGGCGCGCAAGCAGGAGGTCGAGCGGGGCGTCACCCTGGTCGGCCCGCACCGCGACGACATGGTCCTCCGGCTCGGCCAGCTGCCGGCCAAGGGGTACGCCTCCCACGGCGAGTCCTGGTCGTACGCGCTGGCGCTGCGCCTGGCCTCGTACGACCTGCTGCGCGCCGAGGGCAACGAGCCCGTGCTGATCCTCGACGACGTGTTCGCCGAGCTGGACATCCGGCGCCGGGAGCGGCTCGCCGAGCTGGTCGCGCCCGGCGAGCAGGTCCTGGTGACGGCCGCGGTCGACGACGACGTACCGAATGTGCTGGCCGGAGCCCGGTACGCGGTGTCCGGCGGCACGGTGGAGCGCGCATGA
- the gyrA gene encoding DNA gyrase subunit A: MADENIPPTPESDEGVTTLRIEPVGLDAEMQRSYLDYAMSVIVSRALPDVRDGLKPVHRRVLYAMYDGGYRPERGFYKCARVVGDVMGNYHPHGDSSIYDALVRLAQPWAMRMPLVDSNGNFGSPGNDPAAAMRYTECKLAPLSMEMVRDIDEDTVDFKDNYDGRSKEPTVLPARFPNLLINGSAGIAVGMATNIPPHNLREVAAGAQWYLENPEASHEELLDALIERIKGPDFPTGALVVGRKGIEEAYRTGRGSITMRAVVEVEEIQNRQCLVVTELPYQVNPDNLAQKIADLVKDGKIGGIADVRDESSSRTGQRLVIVLKRDAVAKVVLNNLYKHTELQTNFGANMLALVDGVPRTLSLDAFIRHWVTHQIEVIVRRTRFRLRKAEERAHILRGLLKALDAIDEVIALIRGSQTVDIAREGLMGLLEIDEIQANAILEMQLRRLAALERQKIIQEHDELQAKITEYNEILASPVRQRGIVSEELAAIVEKFGDDRKSTLVPYDGDMSMEDLIAEEDIVVTITRGGYVKRTKTDDYRSQKRGGKGVRGTKLKEDDIVDHFFVSTTHHWLLFFTNKGRVYRAKAYELPDAGRDARGQHVANLLAFQPDEAIAEILAIRDYEAAPYLVLATKAGLVKKTPLKDYDSPRSGGVIAINLRETAEGTDDELIGAELVSADDDLLLISKKAQSIRFTASDETLRPMGRATSGVKGMSFREGDELLSMNVVRPGTFVFTATDGGYAKRTPVDEYRVQGRGGLGIKAAKIVEDRGSLVGALVVEETDEILAITLSGGVIRTRVSGVRETGRDTMGVQLINLGKRDAVVGIARNAEAGREAEEVDGDVAVDEAADGAETIGTDEGEAPSAE; encoded by the coding sequence ATGGCCGACGAGAACATCCCGCCCACGCCCGAGTCCGACGAGGGCGTGACCACGCTGCGCATCGAGCCCGTCGGGCTCGACGCGGAGATGCAGCGCTCGTACCTGGACTACGCGATGTCCGTCATCGTGTCGCGTGCGCTGCCCGACGTCCGTGACGGTCTCAAGCCCGTCCACCGCCGCGTCCTGTACGCCATGTACGACGGCGGCTACCGTCCCGAGCGCGGCTTCTACAAGTGCGCCCGCGTCGTCGGCGACGTGATGGGTAACTACCACCCGCACGGCGACAGCTCCATCTACGACGCCCTGGTCCGCCTCGCCCAGCCGTGGGCGATGCGCATGCCGCTCGTCGACTCCAACGGCAACTTCGGCTCTCCGGGCAACGACCCGGCGGCCGCCATGCGCTACACCGAGTGCAAGCTGGCGCCGCTGTCGATGGAGATGGTCCGTGACATCGACGAGGACACCGTCGATTTCAAGGACAACTACGACGGCCGCTCCAAGGAGCCGACCGTCCTGCCCGCCCGCTTCCCGAACCTGCTGATCAACGGCTCGGCGGGTATCGCGGTCGGCATGGCGACCAACATCCCGCCGCACAACCTGCGCGAGGTCGCGGCCGGCGCCCAGTGGTACCTGGAGAACCCGGAGGCCTCGCACGAGGAACTCCTGGACGCGCTGATCGAGCGCATCAAGGGCCCCGACTTCCCGACCGGCGCCCTCGTCGTCGGCCGCAAGGGCATCGAGGAGGCGTACCGTACGGGCCGCGGCTCCATCACGATGCGCGCGGTCGTCGAGGTCGAGGAGATCCAGAACCGCCAGTGCCTGGTGGTCACGGAGCTGCCGTACCAGGTGAACCCCGACAACCTGGCGCAGAAGATCGCCGACCTGGTCAAGGACGGCAAGATCGGCGGCATCGCCGACGTCCGTGACGAGTCGTCGTCGCGCACGGGCCAGCGCCTGGTCATCGTCCTGAAGCGGGACGCGGTCGCCAAGGTCGTCCTGAACAACCTGTACAAGCACACGGAGCTGCAGACCAACTTCGGCGCCAACATGCTGGCGCTGGTCGACGGCGTCCCGCGCACGCTGTCCCTGGACGCGTTCATCCGCCACTGGGTGACGCACCAGATCGAGGTCATCGTCCGCCGGACCCGTTTCCGGCTGCGCAAGGCCGAGGAGCGCGCCCACATCCTGCGCGGTCTGCTGAAGGCCCTGGACGCCATCGACGAGGTCATCGCGCTGATCCGCGGCAGCCAGACCGTCGACATCGCGCGCGAGGGCCTGATGGGCCTGCTGGAGATCGACGAGATCCAGGCCAACGCGATCCTCGAGATGCAGCTGCGCCGGCTGGCGGCCCTGGAGCGTCAGAAGATCATCCAGGAGCACGACGAGCTCCAGGCGAAGATCACCGAGTACAACGAGATCCTCGCCTCGCCGGTGCGCCAGCGCGGCATCGTCAGCGAGGAGCTGGCCGCGATCGTCGAGAAGTTCGGCGACGACCGCAAGAGCACGCTGGTGCCCTACGACGGCGACATGTCCATGGAGGACCTGATCGCCGAAGAGGACATTGTCGTCACCATCACGCGCGGTGGCTATGTCAAGCGCACCAAGACGGACGACTACCGCTCGCAGAAGCGCGGCGGCAAGGGCGTGCGCGGCACGAAGCTGAAGGAAGACGACATCGTCGACCACTTCTTCGTCTCGACCACGCACCACTGGCTGCTGTTCTTCACCAACAAGGGCCGCGTGTACCGCGCCAAGGCGTACGAGCTCCCCGACGCCGGCCGGGACGCGCGCGGGCAGCACGTCGCGAACCTGCTGGCCTTCCAGCCGGACGAGGCGATCGCCGAGATCCTCGCGATCCGCGACTACGAGGCGGCGCCGTACCTGGTGCTGGCCACCAAGGCCGGTCTGGTCAAGAAGACGCCTCTGAAGGATTACGATTCGCCGCGCTCCGGTGGTGTCATCGCGATCAACCTGCGGGAGACCGCGGAGGGCACCGACGACGAGCTGATCGGCGCCGAGCTGGTGTCGGCCGACGACGACCTGCTGCTGATCAGCAAGAAGGCGCAGTCGATCCGGTTCACCGCGTCGGACGAGACCCTGCGTCCCATGGGCCGCGCGACCTCGGGCGTCAAGGGAATGAGTTTCCGCGAGGGCGACGAACTGCTCTCGATGAATGTGGTCCGACCCGGTACGTTCGTCTTCACTGCCACCGACGGCGGGTACGCGAAGCGGACCCCTGTCGACGAGTACCGCGTCCAGGGCCGTGGCGGCCTCGGCATCAAGGCCGCCAAGATCGTCGAGGACCGTGGGTCGCTCGTCGGCGCGCTGGTGGTCGAGGAGACCGACGAGATCCTCGCCATCACGCTGTCCGGCGGTGTGATTCGTACGCGAGTCAGCGGGGTCAGGGAGACGGGCCGTGACACCATGGGCGTCCAACTGATCAACCTGGGCAAGCGCGATGCCGTGGTCGGCATCGCTCGTAACGCCGAGGCGGGGCGCGAAGCGGAGGAAGTCGACGGTGACGTCGCCGTCGACGAGGCCGCCGACGGCGCCGAGACCATCGGCACGGACGAGGGTGAGGCGCCCTCGGCCGAGTAG
- a CDS encoding glycosyltransferase family A protein, whose protein sequence is MSRRITVVTAVHGPSAGFLPDAYKSLREQRLPRGWEWQWLIQEDGRSDDVRPYVPDEERVTFRQGRPGGPGVARTIALAHADGAYVKVLDADDQLTPGALARDLAALEADPTLGWATSRALDLLPDGSTRGFPGDPAPGPIERGAVLDHWAANGYLAQVHPATLFVRRDLLLALGGWMALPASEDTGLLLALDAVSRGWFTAEAGLFYRKWEGQVTGQASHVDPAERQARMAVAEARARALESFGWRYPHGPGAGN, encoded by the coding sequence GTGAGCCGGCGCATCACCGTCGTCACCGCTGTCCACGGCCCCTCGGCGGGCTTCCTGCCGGACGCGTACAAGTCGCTGCGCGAGCAGCGGCTTCCGCGGGGGTGGGAGTGGCAGTGGCTGATCCAGGAGGACGGAAGGTCGGACGACGTCCGCCCGTACGTCCCCGACGAGGAGCGGGTGACCTTCCGGCAGGGCCGTCCCGGCGGCCCCGGCGTCGCCCGCACGATCGCCCTGGCGCACGCCGACGGGGCGTACGTGAAGGTCCTGGACGCCGACGACCAGCTCACCCCGGGCGCGCTGGCCCGCGACCTGGCCGCCCTCGAGGCCGATCCCACGCTCGGCTGGGCGACGTCCCGGGCCCTGGACCTGCTGCCCGACGGCTCGACGCGGGGCTTTCCCGGCGACCCCGCTCCCGGCCCCATCGAGCGGGGCGCGGTCCTCGACCACTGGGCGGCGAACGGCTACCTGGCCCAGGTCCATCCGGCGACCCTCTTCGTCCGCCGCGACCTGCTGCTCGCCCTCGGTGGCTGGATGGCGCTGCCGGCGTCCGAGGACACCGGCCTGCTCCTCGCCCTCGACGCGGTCAGCCGCGGCTGGTTCACGGCGGAGGCGGGCCTCTTCTACCGCAAGTGGGAGGGACAGGTGACCGGCCAGGCATCCCACGTGGACCCGGCCGAACGCCAGGCGCGCATGGCGGTCGCCGAGGCGCGGGCCAGGGCGCTGGAGTCCTTCGGGTGGCGGTACCCGCACGGCCCCGGGGCGGGCAACTAG
- a CDS encoding GntR family transcriptional regulator, producing MPKAYEEIADDLRRSIREGVYGPGDQLPSEDDLMRRFRRSGPTVQAALTLLNHEGLIDKQHGRGTFVRHPRARAVRDNARHQWEKDRARRPQAQLAGNGATEHDTGLQARDLVFHAEYREIGAPRDLAEAFGVPEGTALLARTYRTRCAAETAPFSLVTSYLVRDMVAANPALLDASNEPWPGGTQHQLHTVAIEVDRVEERFTARPPTPEEARELELPPGTSVILLRKTSYDIEDRVVDVADVTLPGDRTELLFTTPLERW from the coding sequence GTGCCCAAGGCGTACGAAGAGATCGCCGACGACCTGCGCAGATCCATCCGTGAGGGCGTGTACGGGCCCGGCGACCAGCTGCCCTCGGAAGACGACCTGATGCGGCGGTTCCGCCGCAGCGGGCCGACGGTCCAGGCCGCGCTGACCCTGCTGAACCACGAGGGCCTGATCGACAAACAGCACGGCCGCGGCACCTTTGTCCGCCACCCGCGCGCGCGGGCGGTGCGGGACAACGCGCGACACCAGTGGGAGAAGGACCGGGCCCGCCGGCCCCAGGCCCAGCTGGCCGGCAACGGAGCCACCGAGCACGACACCGGACTGCAGGCCAGGGACCTGGTCTTCCACGCCGAGTACCGCGAGATCGGCGCGCCGCGGGACCTCGCCGAGGCGTTCGGCGTCCCGGAGGGCACCGCGCTCCTCGCCCGGACCTACCGCACGCGCTGCGCCGCCGAGACGGCTCCGTTCAGCCTCGTGACGTCGTACCTCGTCCGGGACATGGTCGCGGCGAACCCCGCGCTGCTGGATGCCTCGAACGAGCCGTGGCCCGGCGGCACCCAGCACCAGCTCCACACCGTGGCCATCGAGGTGGACCGCGTCGAGGAACGCTTCACCGCGCGGCCGCCGACGCCGGAGGAGGCGCGGGAGCTGGAACTCCCGCCGGGCACGTCGGTGATCCTGCTGCGCAAGACGTCGTACGACATCGAGGACCGCGTCGTGGACGTCGCCGACGTGACGCTCCCCGGCGACCGCACGGAGCTTCTGTTCACCACTCCCCTGGAAAGGTGGTGA
- the gyrB gene encoding DNA topoisomerase (ATP-hydrolyzing) subunit B: protein MLCQKGRFVADSGNPNENIPSTDAGVNGEASASYDASAITVLEGLDAVRKRPGMYIGSTGERGLHHLVYEVVDNSVDEALAGHADTIDVTILADGGVRVVDNGRGIPVGIVASEGKPALEVVLTVLHAGGKFGGGGYAVSGGLHGVGVSVVNALSSRVSVEVRTDGHRWTQDYKMGVPTAPLAKHEATEETGTSVTFWADGDIFETTDYSFETLSRRFQEMAFLNKGLTIRLTDERESAKATAGADEAGADEKDEVKSVTYHYEGGIVDFVKYLNSRKGEVTPSTVIDIEAEDKDKHLSLEVAMQWNSGYSEGVYSFANIIHTHEGGTHEEGFRAALTSLINKYARDKKLLRDKDENLTGDDIREGLTAIISVKLSEPQFEGQTKTKLGNTEAKTFVQKAVYERLSDWLDRNPVEAADVVRKGIAAATARVAARKARDLTRRKGLLESASLPGKLSDCQSNDPAKCEIFIVEGDSAGGSAKSGRNPEYQAILPIRGKILNVEKARIDKILQNQEIQALISAFGTGVHEDFDIEKLRYHKIILMADADVDGQHINTLLLTFLFRFMRPLIEAGHVYLSRPPLYKIKWGRDDFEYAYSDRERDALLEMGRQRGKRVREDSIQRFKGLGEMNAEELRVTTMDVDLRVLGQVTLDDAAQADDLFSVLMGEDVEARRQFIQRNAKDVRFLDI from the coding sequence GTGCTGTGCCAGAAAGGGCGCTTCGTGGCCGATTCCGGCAACCCCAACGAGAACATCCCGTCCACCGACGCCGGCGTGAACGGCGAGGCCAGCGCCTCGTACGACGCCAGCGCCATCACCGTGCTCGAGGGCCTGGACGCGGTTCGCAAGCGACCCGGTATGTACATCGGCTCGACCGGCGAGCGCGGCCTGCACCACCTCGTGTACGAGGTCGTCGACAACTCCGTCGACGAGGCGCTGGCGGGGCACGCGGACACGATCGATGTGACGATCCTCGCCGACGGCGGTGTCCGGGTCGTCGACAACGGCCGTGGCATCCCGGTGGGCATCGTCGCATCCGAGGGCAAGCCGGCCCTCGAGGTCGTGCTGACCGTGCTGCACGCGGGCGGCAAGTTCGGCGGCGGCGGCTACGCGGTCTCCGGTGGTCTGCACGGCGTCGGCGTGTCCGTCGTGAATGCCCTGTCGTCGCGTGTCTCCGTCGAGGTCAGGACCGATGGGCACCGCTGGACGCAGGACTACAAGATGGGCGTCCCCACGGCTCCGCTGGCCAAGCACGAGGCCACCGAGGAGACCGGCACCTCGGTCACCTTCTGGGCCGACGGCGACATCTTCGAGACCACCGACTACTCCTTCGAGACGCTCTCGCGGCGCTTCCAGGAGATGGCGTTCCTCAACAAGGGCCTGACCATCAGGCTCACCGACGAGCGCGAGTCGGCGAAGGCCACGGCCGGTGCGGACGAGGCGGGTGCGGACGAGAAGGACGAGGTCAAGTCCGTCACGTACCACTACGAGGGCGGCATCGTCGACTTCGTGAAGTACCTCAACTCCCGCAAGGGAGAGGTGACGCCGTCGACCGTGATCGACATCGAGGCCGAGGACAAGGACAAGCACCTGTCCCTCGAGGTCGCGATGCAGTGGAACAGCGGCTACAGCGAGGGTGTCTACTCCTTCGCCAACATCATCCACACGCACGAGGGCGGTACCCACGAAGAGGGCTTCCGCGCCGCGCTGACATCGCTGATCAACAAGTACGCGCGCGACAAGAAGCTGCTGCGCGACAAGGACGAGAACCTCACGGGCGACGACATCCGCGAGGGTCTGACCGCGATCATCTCGGTCAAGCTCAGCGAGCCCCAGTTCGAGGGCCAGACCAAGACCAAGCTGGGCAACACGGAGGCCAAGACCTTCGTCCAGAAGGCGGTCTACGAGCGCCTGAGCGACTGGCTGGACCGCAACCCGGTCGAGGCCGCGGACGTCGTCCGCAAGGGCATCGCGGCGGCCACCGCGCGCGTGGCGGCCCGCAAGGCCCGCGACCTCACCCGCCGCAAGGGTCTGCTGGAGTCGGCGTCCCTGCCGGGCAAGCTCTCCGACTGCCAGTCGAACGACCCGGCCAAGTGCGAGATCTTCATCGTCGAGGGTGACTCCGCCGGCGGCTCGGCCAAGTCCGGCCGCAACCCGGAGTACCAGGCGATCCTCCCGATCCGCGGCAAGATCCTCAACGTCGAGAAGGCCCGGATCGACAAGATCCTGCAGAACCAGGAGATCCAGGCGCTGATCTCCGCCTTCGGCACCGGTGTGCACGAGGACTTCGACATCGAGAAGCTGCGCTATCACAAGATCATTCTGATGGCGGACGCGGACGTCGACGGCCAGCACATCAACACGCTGCTGCTGACCTTCCTGTTCCGCTTCATGCGGCCCCTGATCGAGGCCGGGCACGTCTACCTGTCGCGTCCCCCCCTGTACAAGATCAAGTGGGGTCGGGACGACTTCGAGTACGCGTACTCCGACCGCGAGCGCGACGCGCTGCTGGAGATGGGCCGTCAGCGCGGCAAGCGCGTCCGCGAGGACTCGATCCAGCGCTTCAAGGGCCTTGGCGAGATGAACGCCGAGGAGCTGCGCGTGACCACCATGGACGTCGACCTCCGGGTCCTCGGCCAGGTGACCCTCGACGACGCCGCCCAGGCCGACGACCTGTTCTCGGTCCTGATGGGCGAGGACGTCGAGGCCCGTCGCCAGTTCATCCAGCGCAACGCCAAGGACGTCCGCTTCCTCGACATCTGA
- a CDS encoding DUF3566 domain-containing protein yields MSGATGAGSVGTSTDTSADKKAEGGGRGSAAHTKDSHSPDTHGSDGSHGSQGGTVTETRGSQAHASGEGPATPGAQPAPEAARAASPLPSERQPQQPSEPYHPPQAYPAQAPAGAVRRPRTGAGVRTAPRTRKARLRVAKADPWSVMKVSFLLSIALGICTVVASAVLWMVLDAMGVFSTVGGTISEATGATEATGFDLQAFLSLPHVLMFAAVIAVIDIVLATALATLGAFIYNLSAGFVGGIELTLAEDE; encoded by the coding sequence GTGAGCGGAGCCACGGGCGCCGGTTCGGTCGGTACCTCGACCGACACCTCTGCCGACAAGAAAGCGGAGGGCGGCGGCCGTGGCTCCGCCGCGCATACGAAGGACTCGCACTCGCCTGACACTCATGGATCCGATGGATCCCACGGATCCCAGGGGGGAACTGTGACGGAAACCCGCGGCTCGCAGGCGCACGCGTCCGGAGAGGGCCCGGCCACACCCGGCGCCCAGCCGGCCCCCGAGGCGGCGCGCGCGGCGTCGCCGCTGCCCAGCGAGCGTCAGCCGCAGCAGCCCTCCGAGCCGTACCACCCGCCGCAGGCCTACCCGGCGCAGGCGCCCGCGGGCGCCGTACGCCGCCCGCGCACCGGCGCGGGCGTCCGTACCGCCCCGCGCACCCGCAAGGCCCGGCTGCGCGTGGCCAAGGCCGACCCGTGGTCGGTGATGAAGGTCAGCTTCCTGCTCTCCATCGCGCTCGGCATCTGCACGGTCGTCGCGTCGGCGGTGCTGTGGATGGTCCTGGACGCCATGGGCGTCTTCTCCACCGTCGGCGGCACGATCTCCGAGGCGACGGGCGCGACCGAGGCGACGGGCTTCGACCTCCAGGCCTTCCTGTCCCTCCCGCACGTCCTGATGTTCGCGGCGGTCATCGCGGTCATCGACATCGTCCTCGCGACGGCCCTGGCCACGCTCGGCGCGTTCATCTACAACCTCTCCGCGGGCTTCGTCGGCGGCATCGAACTCACGCTGGCCGAGGACGAGTAA
- a CDS encoding ferredoxin: protein MKVSVNQDHCYGSRDCVYRVPSVFTVVDGFGAVIPGREDSGDDPQVRAAAEACPSQAITIAEG, encoded by the coding sequence ATGAAGGTCTCGGTCAATCAGGACCACTGTTACGGCTCGCGCGACTGCGTGTACCGGGTGCCGTCGGTGTTCACCGTCGTCGACGGGTTCGGGGCCGTCATTCCGGGGCGGGAGGACTCCGGGGACGATCCGCAGGTGCGGGCGGCCGCCGAGGCGTGTCCCTCACAGGCCATCACCATCGCCGAGGGGTGA
- a CDS encoding DUF721 domain-containing protein, which produces MSTGEPMPGKKPEPTGVDLARVALRAAREQARARGDAARQKKQARRGGLRSGARADGRDPMALGSAINRLITERGWEAPAAVGGVMGRWPEIVGEDVAKHCVPEKYDEDERVLIVRCDSTAWATNLRLLAPTLVARLNEDLGHGAVKLIKVFGPAGPTRRYGPLRAPGSMGPGDTYG; this is translated from the coding sequence ATGAGCACCGGCGAGCCCATGCCCGGCAAGAAGCCCGAGCCGACCGGTGTCGATCTCGCGCGCGTGGCGCTCCGCGCGGCACGGGAGCAGGCCCGCGCGCGGGGTGACGCGGCGCGGCAGAAGAAGCAGGCGCGGCGCGGTGGCCTGCGCTCCGGCGCGCGCGCCGACGGCCGCGATCCGATGGCACTCGGGTCGGCGATCAACCGGCTGATCACCGAGCGGGGCTGGGAGGCCCCGGCCGCGGTGGGCGGCGTGATGGGCCGCTGGCCGGAGATCGTCGGCGAGGACGTGGCCAAGCACTGTGTGCCGGAGAAGTACGACGAGGACGAGCGCGTGCTGATCGTGCGCTGCGACTCCACGGCATGGGCGACCAATCTGCGGCTGCTCGCCCCGACGCTGGTGGCCCGACTCAATGAGGACCTCGGCCACGGCGCGGTGAAGCTGATCAAGGTGTTCGGCCCGGCCGGACCCACCCGCCGGTACGGCCCGCTGCGCGCTCCGGGCAGCATGGGACCGGGCGATACGTACGGGTGA